Sequence from the Bacillus sp. es.036 genome:
AGACGGTCGATGACGCAAAAGGAATGGTCGAGCTGCTTTATCACGGTGTTGTCTCTCAAAAGCTACGTACAATTGAAGAGTGGCTTGATGGTGTGGAAGCTGTGACAAAAGAAGATATTTTAGCGGTTGCGGATAAGGTTAAGCTTGATACCGTTTATTTCTTAAAAGGCGAGGAGGCTTAATCATGAAAACTATTCCATTTAATCAGTTGCAGGAAACGCTGTATCACCAAACGATGGATAACGGACTTGACGTGTATGTTCTCCCTAAAAAGGGTTTCAATAAAACGTACGCAACGTTTACAACAAAGTACGGATCAGTAGACAATCACTTTGTCCCTTTAAACGGTTCAGAGAATGTGCAAGTGCCAGATGGCATTGCTCACTTTCTTGAGCATAAAATGTTTGAAAAAGAAGACCGTGATGTATTTCAAGATTTTAGTAAGCAGGGTGCGTCTTCGAATGCATTTACATCGTTTACAAGAACCGCTTACTTGTTTTCAACAACTCAGAACGTGATGCAGAACCTTGAAACGCTTGTGAACTTTGTTCAAGATCCGTACTTTAGTGACCAAAGTGTTGAAAAGGAAAAGGGTATTATCGGTCAAGAAATTGAAATGTATAATGATAATTCTGATTGGCGTGCGTATTTTGGTGTCATTGAAAATATGTTCCACCACCATCCGGTTAAAATAGATATTGCTGGAACAATTGAATCTATCGCAAAAATCACGAAAGAATCACTCTATACGTGTTATGAAACGTTCTACCATCCTTCGAACATGGTGTTATTTGTAGTAGGTGCTGTGGAGCCGAATGAAATTATGTCATTTGTGGAGAAAAACCAGGCAGCGAAATCGTATAAAGACCAGCCACCAATTGAACGTTTCTTTGATTCAGAACCAAAGACAGTAGCAGAGAAGAAGAAAGTGTTGCCGATGTCTGTTCAAGTGGCAAAATGCCTCGTTGGATTTAAAGAACCAAATCCAGGACGCCAGGGAAAGGATCTTCTTAAACATGAGCTATCCATCAATCTTGCGCTCGATTTAATGTTTGGTCAGAGTTCAGAGAACTATGAGAAGCTTTACAATGAAGGGCTCATCGATCAAAGTTTTTCATATGATTTTACTGAAGAAGAGAAGTTCGGTTTTTCGATCGTCGGAAGTAACACAAGCTCACCTGATGAGCTTGCGAATCGATTATATGAGATGATTCAATCATTTAAAAATGAATCAGTGGATACCGATCAGCTTGAGCGTATACGCAAGAAAAAAATCGGTAGTTTCTTAAGAGCGTTAAATTCACCAGAGTTTATTGCAAACCAATTTACTCGCTATCGTTTTAACGATATGGATTTATTTGAAGTTGTCCCAATGCTTGAGTCCATTACGGCAAAAGATATTGAAGAGACAATGAAAGGGCACTTTGCAGAAGATTCATTTACTGTCTGTCAAGTCGTTCCAAAAGGTTAAAAAGCACCCAATCGGGTGCTTTTTCATTGAAAGATTTAACGGGAGAGGAAGAGAAGTTATGAAAGAAATATTAATCACTGGAGCGAGTGGGGGTATAGGAAGAGCGATAGTAAAGGATTATGTAAAAAACGGTAACCGTGTTTATGCTCATTACAATACGAATGCTGCCTCTATACAAGAGCTACAAAAGGATGATCCAGAAGCAGATATTTTCCCGGTTCAAGCTAACTTAGCGGAAAAAGATGGCGTAGAAGGTTTAACCGAGAAGGTTGTGAAAGTTGATACGCTTATTCTTAATGCTGGAAATAGCTACTTTGGTTTATTAACCGATATGGCAGGGGAAGAAATTGATGCAATGATTCAACTCCACCTCACATCGTCCATTAAACTTGCGAAGCACTACATTTCCTCGATGGTGCAAAAAAAACAAGGGTCCATTATTGTTGTCTCTTCTGTCTTCGGTGTAACAGGAGCTTCTTGTGAAGTCGTTTATTCTTCCGTAAAAGGTGGTTTAAATGCCTTTGTGAAGGGATTAGCGAAGGAATTAGGGCCAAGCGGTATTCGGGTGAATGCCGTAGCACCAGGTTATATTTCGACGGAGATGAACGCACGGATGACAGAGGACGATGAACACGATTTAATGAACGAAATTCCGATGGGACGATCGGGTGTGCCTGAAGAGGTAGCTTCTTTGATTTCTTTTTTAGATTCGAATCAAGCTTCTTACATAAGCGGTCAAATTATTTCCATTGATGGGGCCTGGCAATAAAAAACGATGCATAATGTCCACTCCTTCGAGACAACATATAGGTGATGACTTGATAAAGGAGGGACATAGATGTCTGTACTAGATAATTTTGAATCATGGAAAGGGTTCTTGCATGACCGCTTAAGTCAAGGCGAACAGCAAGGGCTTTCTCAAGAAGTTGTCTCAGATGTTGCTTATCAGATCGGCGGATACCTTGCTGATGGCGTGAAAGCGAAGAATGAGCAAGAACAGCTTCTTGCCGACCTATGGCATGTAGCAAGTCAAGAAGAACAGCACGCGATCGCAAATATGATGGTTAAGCTTGTTCAAAACGAAAGATAAATGTCGCTTCTAAAGAAGAAGGGTGAACCAACACCCTTCTTTTTCTATGAAAATGTTCAAAAGTTGTAAGAAAAGTAAACAAAATCCCTATTCATCTCTTTTAACCTTTATGAAAATCATTTATGATTAAAGGAACATAGGAAATTTGTGGCTAAAGGAGTTGGCGTATGGAGAAGAAGGAATGGTATCTGGAGTATGAAATACATAAAAATAGGCCGGGTCTTTTAGGCGACGTCGCTTCCCTACTAGGGATGCTCGGTATTAATATCATTACGATCAATGGTGTTGACGATATGCGAAGAGGCCTGCTTCTCCTCGTTGATGAAATTGAGCAAATCGAGCGACTTGAGTCCATTTTAAATACAATGGATAACATTACAGTGACAAAAATGAGAGAACCAAAGTTACGCGATCGTCTTGCAGTACGACACGGAAGATATATCCAGCGTGATGCGGACGATAAAAAAACGTTTCGATTTATTCGAGATGAGCTTGGTTTGCTTGTTGATTTTCTAGCTGAAATCTTTAAACAGGATGGCCACAAACTCGTTGGAATTCGTGGAATGCCGCGAGTTGGAAAAACAGAATCAATTGTTGCTTCTAGCGTTTGTGCAAACAAACGATGGGTATTTTTATCTTCTACGATGTTAAAACAAACAGTTCGCACGCAAATTGCCGACGATGAATTTAATAGCGATCATATTTTTTTAATTGATGGTATCGTGTCTGCCAGAAGAGCTTCAGAGCGGCACTGGCAGGTGCTTCGTGATATTATGAGATTACCGGCAACGAAGGTTGTCGAGCATCCTGATATATTTGTTCAAGAAACAGAGTATACGATGAACGATTTTGATTATATAATTGAATTGCGAGACGATCCGGAACAAGAAATTACATATCAGGTAATTGAGAATCGATCTTCTGGATTTTCAAACTTAGACTTTAACTAATTGGTAGGTGTTTTTCATTGACAGAGCTAGGTCAACGTCTGAAGGACGCTCGAAATGATAAGGGATTATCGCTCGAGGAAATTCAGTCCATCACTAAGATTCAAAAACGCTATCTTCATGCCATTGAAGAAGGAAATTACGAACTGCTTCCAGGTAATTTTTATACGCGTGCATTCATTAAAAACTATGCGGAAGCAGTTGGCCTTCACGGAGATGAATTGCTTGAGGAGTACGCTTCTGAAATTCCAAAAGCAAACGCAGATGTGCCTGAAAGTTTACCACCAAGGAAAATGAGAAGGCCTCAAGCGCCGAGTAAGTCATCTTCTGTATCATCAAAATGGTCTTCCGTGTTTCCATCTGTTCTTGTCGTGTTACTCATTGTAGGTGTCGCAGCGTTAATCTGGTATGTTGTTCAAAGTGGTGACCAGAAGACGAATCAGAACGCAACGACGAATCAGGCGGAGGAGCAAGTGACAAGCGATGAAAACAGCGGCAGTGCTCCAGACTCAGATGAAGTAAGTAACGAAGGTGATGCTTCAAAAGAAGCAACGACTTCTGAAGAAGAGGCAACATCAAAAGAAGATGAAAAAGCAGAGGAAGAAAAAGCTGCTGAAGAAGAAAAAGAGCCAGAAGAAGAAGAAGCCCCTAAGATGGAAATTAAGAAAGTAAAGAGTGATACTGATAATTCTACGTTTGAAATCACAAACGCAGATAAATTTGAAGTAAAGTTAGAAGCATCTGGATCTAGCTGGGTAGGTTTAACGGGGGCGAGTGACAAAAAGTATGTATACGAAAGTCTTGCTAAAGGGAAAAGCGTGACGCAAGATTTATCAAAAGAGTCTTCTGCTACGCTTCGACTCGGAAGTTCTCCTAGCATTGAAGTGTTTGTGAATGGCGAAAAAATTGACATACCAAAAGAACCAGTTGTTCAAAATGTAACCTTTACTTTTGAAAAAGCAGAATAAATCCACAAGGAGTCATCTTTTCAGATGGCTCTTTTCTTTCAATTTTCATTGGTGAAGTTTTCCTTTCTGCATGAAGGAAACAGTGATAGAATAGAATACGATTTAGTGGGGTTGTGACGATCAGCGCACGATCAATAGGTTACATAACATTTAGGAGGAAGACACGTGAATTTGCCTAATAAAATTACCGTTTCACGCATTTTTTTAATTCCTGTTTTTCTAATTTTTCTCCTCGCGCCACTGCCGCTTGGTGAAACTGAAATTGCAGGCACCGTCTTATTGAATTCCCAATTAATTGCAACAGCGATTTTTATTTTCGCATCGGTAACCGATTGGATTGACGGTTACATAGCTAGAAAACATAACCTAGTTACGAATCTTGGGAAATTCCTCGATCCGCTTGCCGATAAACTACTCGTTACTTCAGCGTTTGTTTCACTCGTTGAGCTTGGGGCTGCGCCTGCTTGGATTGTTGTGGTTATTCTTAGCCGTGAATTTGCTGTTACAGGGCTAAGATTAGTTGCTTCTTCTGAAGGAGAAGTACTTGCAGCAAGCAACCTTGGGAAATTGAAAACCTGGATTCAAATCATCGCGATCATTATGCTATTGATTGAGAATGTTCCATTTGAAGCCATTGGCTTTCCTTTTGCAACGATTTCCCTGTGGGCAGCGCTCATTATTACCGTCTATTCGGGATGGGATTACTTCTCGAAGAATAAAGAGGTCCTACTTAAATCACGTTAACACCTTTAGGGAACAGATTATTCTGTTCCCTTTTGAGCCCTCATAAGGCAATTAAATTTAAGCGTATCTTTGTTTCTTCAGTGCGCATTCTTATACGTAAAGGCAAAACCATTGTATAATGGAAGTGGAAGAATTATGAGCTATTGAATCAGAATCTTGATTCAAATAGAGGGGATGGTTACAAATGAATGCTGAAATCATTGGAATCGGTTCAGAGTTATTACTCGGACAAATCGCAAACACGAACGCACAGTTCATCTCACAACGCCTAGCTGATCTTGGAATTAATGTTTTCTATCACACGGTAGTTGGCGATAATAATGAGCGTTTAAAACAGGCGATTGAAGTCGCTCAGACGCGCTCAGACCTACTCGT
This genomic interval carries:
- the yfmH gene encoding EF-P 5-aminopentanol modification-associated protein YfmH — protein: MKTIPFNQLQETLYHQTMDNGLDVYVLPKKGFNKTYATFTTKYGSVDNHFVPLNGSENVQVPDGIAHFLEHKMFEKEDRDVFQDFSKQGASSNAFTSFTRTAYLFSTTQNVMQNLETLVNFVQDPYFSDQSVEKEKGIIGQEIEMYNDNSDWRAYFGVIENMFHHHPVKIDIAGTIESIAKITKESLYTCYETFYHPSNMVLFVVGAVEPNEIMSFVEKNQAAKSYKDQPPIERFFDSEPKTVAEKKKVLPMSVQVAKCLVGFKEPNPGRQGKDLLKHELSINLALDLMFGQSSENYEKLYNEGLIDQSFSYDFTEEEKFGFSIVGSNTSSPDELANRLYEMIQSFKNESVDTDQLERIRKKKIGSFLRALNSPEFIANQFTRYRFNDMDLFEVVPMLESITAKDIEETMKGHFAEDSFTVCQVVPKG
- a CDS encoding YmfK family protein yields the protein MEKKEWYLEYEIHKNRPGLLGDVASLLGMLGINIITINGVDDMRRGLLLLVDEIEQIERLESILNTMDNITVTKMREPKLRDRLAVRHGRYIQRDADDKKTFRFIRDELGLLVDFLAEIFKQDGHKLVGIRGMPRVGKTESIVASSVCANKRWVFLSSTMLKQTVRTQIADDEFNSDHIFLIDGIVSARRASERHWQVLRDIMRLPATKVVEHPDIFVQETEYTMNDFDYIIELRDDPEQEITYQVIENRSSGFSNLDFN
- the ymfI gene encoding elongation factor P 5-aminopentanone reductase, with the translated sequence MKEILITGASGGIGRAIVKDYVKNGNRVYAHYNTNAASIQELQKDDPEADIFPVQANLAEKDGVEGLTEKVVKVDTLILNAGNSYFGLLTDMAGEEIDAMIQLHLTSSIKLAKHYISSMVQKKQGSIIVVSSVFGVTGASCEVVYSSVKGGLNAFVKGLAKELGPSGIRVNAVAPGYISTEMNARMTEDDEHDLMNEIPMGRSGVPEEVASLISFLDSNQASYISGQIISIDGAWQ
- a CDS encoding DUF3243 domain-containing protein translates to MSVLDNFESWKGFLHDRLSQGEQQGLSQEVVSDVAYQIGGYLADGVKAKNEQEQLLADLWHVASQEEQHAIANMMVKLVQNER
- the pgsA gene encoding CDP-diacylglycerol--glycerol-3-phosphate 3-phosphatidyltransferase, with translation MNLPNKITVSRIFLIPVFLIFLLAPLPLGETEIAGTVLLNSQLIATAIFIFASVTDWIDGYIARKHNLVTNLGKFLDPLADKLLVTSAFVSLVELGAAPAWIVVVILSREFAVTGLRLVASSEGEVLAASNLGKLKTWIQIIAIIMLLIENVPFEAIGFPFATISLWAALIITVYSGWDYFSKNKEVLLKSR
- a CDS encoding helix-turn-helix domain-containing protein; its protein translation is MTELGQRLKDARNDKGLSLEEIQSITKIQKRYLHAIEEGNYELLPGNFYTRAFIKNYAEAVGLHGDELLEEYASEIPKANADVPESLPPRKMRRPQAPSKSSSVSSKWSSVFPSVLVVLLIVGVAALIWYVVQSGDQKTNQNATTNQAEEQVTSDENSGSAPDSDEVSNEGDASKEATTSEEEATSKEDEKAEEEKAAEEEKEPEEEEAPKMEIKKVKSDTDNSTFEITNADKFEVKLEASGSSWVGLTGASDKKYVYESLAKGKSVTQDLSKESSATLRLGSSPSIEVFVNGEKIDIPKEPVVQNVTFTFEKAE